One genomic region from Nocardia vinacea encodes:
- a CDS encoding non-ribosomal peptide synthetase, with protein MTRQARVRPARTRAQRTRVITLPQLMAAAVEANPGGLAVVFADADATSGGLSYAELDERSTRLARLLIDRGVGPEDLVAVAVPRSVDAVLAVWAVAKTGAGFVPVDPHYPADRVAHMLTDSGVSVGLTVAAVRRGLPGSVVSSDLQAVASGTEWLTLDDPITAQQLQRYPVDRVTNQDRVRPLHGAHPAYVIYTSGSTGVPKGVVVTHQGLSGFCDEQRTRYRVTSAARTLHFASPSFDASVLELLLALGGAATMVVVSPTVYGGAELAAVLRRERVTHAFVTPAALASVEPAGLDELRVVVTGGEVCPPQLVRRWVLPIAGGLLREFFDAYGPTEATIATNITAPMVPWEPVTLGSPIHGIAAYVLNDRLVPVPNRVVGELYVAGAQLARGYLGQQTLTAARFVANPFEPGTRLYRTGDLVRWTATGELEYLGRNDSQVKIRGFRIELTEIDAVLGSYDHVDFAVTVGHELDSGTTVLASYVHPIDGLTVDMAELKALVERKLPAHMVPACIMVLDKVPLTPMGKLDRKALPAPVLEAKVFRAPATPVEEIVAGTFGDVLGVARVGLDDDFFELGGNSLLATQVTARLDAALDTQLAVRDLFHASTVAAFTAVVERTAGSGRSRPRLVAGERPELIPLSLAQQRYWFLNQFDTETSAVDNIPLAVRLTGELDAAALGLAIGDVLSRHEVLRTTYPSIGGRPHQVIHPVPDTRFAMVPVDVAEDELVRRLIDFAVLTFDVTVEVPVAVALFRLAPREHVIALTVHHVAADGASMGPLARDLMVAYAARMHGQAPLWQPLPVQYADYALWEREALGDEDDPESPAAQQIAYWRRTLAQLPDQLELPTDRPRPPAQSFQGRSVRFEISADRHAQLHALARANHASLFMVVHAALAVLLARLSGTDDIAVGTPIAGRGERELDDLIGMFVNTLVFRTRVRPGDSFAALLADVRERDLEAFANADVPFERIVEALNPVRSIARNPLFQVGLSFQNLAETTLELPGLSVATVDFDLQLAKTDLHISLADRYTDEGAPAGIVANFGYATDLFDEATVQGFTDRFVRVLDAVLTDVSVRVGEIELLAGDESSRILAGWNDTAHPIDATMTLVSLLDATVAAAPDAVAVVSDQPGRKLSYGELDARVNRLARYLIERGVRPEDRVALGIRRSVDLIVAMYAVAKSGAAYVPIDPDQPAERVEYILQTAQPVCLLSSVHDGFHTDAVDSVTIDELDLSRYSDAPLTAHERRGALLPGNTAYVIYTSGSTGQPKGVAVPHGAVVNQLLWETAEFGLGADEVLLLKTVATFDLSVWEFWTAAVCGGTVVVAAPDGHRDPAYLNELMARESVTTLHVVPSMLDALSTGQLSRSLRRVLAIGETLPAATAQRFRQGNGADLFNLYGPTEAAVSITSHRVTDADAVTVPIGGPEWNSHVYVLDSRLRPVPVGVSGELYLAGAQLARGYFGRTDLTGERFVANPFESGARMYRTGDLVSWNEHGELEYHGRSDFQVKIRGFRIELGEIETALLARPEIAQAAVLVKSDARIGDWLVAYVVPADEAVVVAELKAALAAVLPSYMMPNAFITLTDLPRNANGKLDRAALPDPEFETQVFRAPATPVEEIVAGVFGDVLGAERVGRDDDFFAMGGNSLLATQVAARVGDALDTKVLVRSIFETPTVAGLAAKVETHAGSGRRQPLLAGLRPEQIPLSLAQLRMWFINQFDPSSAAYHIPVAIRLSGELDIAALGSAVEDMVARHEVLRTVYPQTADGPVQEVLAPNEVPIDLVPIPIAESDAVQQVQQVVAAGFDVTVEVPFRATLFRLDTAASDCSQVARNNTDHILVFVAHHIGADGWSMSPLVRDVMLAYSARSAGELPSWSPLPVQYADFSVWQRNVLGSEDDPESLISVQAGYWRTALADLPDELNLPADRPRPALRTFAGGRTEFEIDPLVHAGLVRLARRHNATMFMVVHAALSVFLARMSGTADIAIGTPVAGRGAAELDDMIGMFVNTLVLRLQAPGDRTFGDLLADAKDTDLQAFSHADLPFERLVELLNPPRSTARHPLFQVSMSYLNLPTSTFELPGLRAETFDFAVDTAKFDLSLTMWASGTAEESLRGEFNFARDLFDDKTIEMFAARFTRLLTEIVARPDAPIGDLRLLGAAEEQALTPVRRGETPAVRLLPDLVTSAVSVDPEHVAVRTAGRSISYRELDEYSSRLARVLIDRGVGPESLVALAFPRSLEMVAAFWAVAKTGGAHVPIDPTYPTDRIRHMVTDSGVVLGITTSTYTERLPDESIETSWLQLDDPAIHAAVAGKSPSPITDAERLRTLLPQHPAYVIYTSGSTGTPKGVTVTQVGVGGAVENAGAVFQLGPQHRFLHLCSPSFDPSILEWLCTFHNGATLVIVPSTILGGADLTALLRTERVTHAIFTPAVLGTVDPAGLDEFRFLCCGGDSSSPELVAKWQPGRHFINGYGPTEATVAASWSEMIAGQRITIGGPVPGTPMVVLDSRLRPVPPGAVGELHLGGTALARGYHDRPTLTAERFVADPWGPPGARMYRTGDLVRWVGEPGEWELEYVGRTDFQLKIRGLRIELGEIDAVLRGHHDVEFAVTIGRENSTGEKILVAYVLPVAGRTIDTGALIEYAARSLPRHMVPSAVVVLDHVPLTPVGKLDRAALPAPELAPRPYFAPSTPQEQAVADVYAEVLGIDLVGSDDDFFALGGSSLAAMRAVNKLRELTGIAVQVQWFFTDPTVAALTQRIMAADETETYEYGLNAEAALDVLLPIRHGTGEALFCIHPMAGLSWCYTGLAQYLSADRPIFGVQSPALSESDFRPDSLDAMARRYVEEIRAVQPEGPYRLLGWSLGGALAHAVAVELQSAGAEVALLAMLDSRTGGNIADFWAELRSAFAELGIGPDLLGDSNIRNLTEEALAVLYANIPPELALLTPERLRQSYRGAVRSVELGINHQHKVFHGTLDFFSATGHTAESRAWRPYVDGTINEHPVEATHELMTSPAAFAEIGPVLAALLTEPEPPVENATEPTEAEAFAPVEYAAAPEGYEYAAPLADPAAFDHDYPTSVLAPIHIDVPEPAEDTAPTGDRPPTVEAPVLELDDDEPEIAVQPERAPFAVIHDDDPIEYAVPHRPDEPDDAPIPLSLTPNAVRLLDSGVELRVVTLEIPPNYSPEAVQFAVDTVLEQHPMLWVRLHRDGAGADPVFEIPPEAQRRDEAFLSLEYGIEQTPPPVDDVVRAVATELDPVHGRNIRFVLVGGREVPSTMVIVANGLVVDDTSWRTIIDKLSLAWSRGRHRSPAVPEAGLSDLLRVLSEGASGPAAIEEVAWWHHTLSAVPAAKAGATNKNLRARRRVSLTITTEGTAAVVAAAAAHGASVDEVLLTALAIAQITSAGETVTEAMGPVVRLPADSRAMAETDTLVGAFTTDYPLPLQLEGVNIQEALVGGRAAGIAIEQVKRLTGAVPSYGVGYGLLCYLNPDTAAALTALPAGRCALRYRDLRPARVHTDAPATDLLLDITADATAEGLLVRFDYAAEVFGGDEVKTFAEHWIRALGGLAEYGQQYPGRA; from the coding sequence GTGACGCGCCAGGCTCGGGTGCGGCCGGCTCGGACAAGGGCACAGCGGACGCGCGTCATCACCCTGCCGCAGCTGATGGCGGCCGCCGTCGAGGCGAATCCCGGCGGCCTCGCCGTCGTATTCGCCGATGCCGATGCCACTTCCGGCGGGCTGAGCTATGCCGAGTTGGATGAGCGTTCGACCCGGCTGGCCCGGCTGCTCATCGATCGTGGTGTCGGACCGGAGGATCTGGTCGCGGTGGCCGTGCCGCGGTCGGTGGATGCGGTGCTCGCGGTGTGGGCGGTGGCCAAGACCGGCGCCGGATTCGTGCCGGTGGACCCGCATTATCCGGCGGATCGGGTCGCGCACATGCTGACCGACTCCGGTGTGAGCGTCGGCTTGACCGTCGCCGCGGTCCGCCGCGGCCTGCCCGGCAGTGTCGTTTCGAGCGACCTGCAAGCAGTCGCAAGCGGTACCGAATGGCTGACGCTCGACGACCCGATCACCGCGCAACAGCTGCAGCGGTATCCGGTGGACCGGGTGACCAATCAGGATCGGGTGCGACCACTGCACGGCGCACATCCTGCCTACGTCATCTACACCTCGGGCTCGACCGGCGTCCCCAAGGGCGTGGTGGTCACCCACCAGGGACTATCCGGCTTCTGCGATGAACAGCGGACCCGATACCGGGTGACGAGCGCCGCCCGGACACTGCATTTCGCCTCGCCGTCCTTCGACGCGTCGGTGCTGGAACTGCTGTTGGCATTGGGCGGCGCGGCCACCATGGTGGTCGTATCGCCGACCGTCTACGGTGGCGCGGAACTGGCCGCGGTGCTGCGGCGTGAGCGGGTGACCCACGCCTTCGTGACACCCGCGGCCCTGGCCTCGGTGGAGCCCGCCGGACTCGACGAACTGCGGGTCGTGGTGACCGGTGGTGAGGTCTGCCCGCCGCAGTTGGTGCGGCGCTGGGTATTACCGATCGCGGGCGGGCTGCTGCGCGAATTCTTCGATGCCTACGGCCCGACCGAGGCCACCATCGCCACCAATATCACCGCGCCGATGGTGCCGTGGGAGCCGGTGACCCTCGGCTCGCCGATCCACGGCATCGCCGCCTATGTGCTCAACGATCGGCTGGTGCCGGTGCCGAACCGGGTGGTCGGCGAACTGTATGTCGCCGGTGCGCAACTGGCGCGCGGTTACCTCGGCCAACAGACGCTCACCGCGGCCCGATTCGTGGCCAACCCGTTCGAACCGGGCACCCGGCTCTACCGCACCGGCGATCTGGTGCGCTGGACCGCGACCGGTGAACTGGAGTACCTCGGCCGCAACGACTCCCAGGTCAAGATCCGCGGCTTCCGCATCGAACTCACCGAAATCGACGCGGTACTCGGCTCATACGACCATGTGGATTTCGCGGTCACCGTCGGGCACGAACTCGACAGCGGTACCACCGTGTTGGCCTCCTATGTGCACCCCATCGACGGGCTGACCGTCGATATGGCGGAGCTGAAGGCCCTGGTAGAGCGGAAATTGCCAGCGCATATGGTGCCCGCGTGCATCATGGTGCTCGACAAGGTGCCGCTGACGCCCATGGGCAAACTGGACCGCAAGGCGCTGCCCGCACCGGTACTCGAGGCCAAGGTGTTCCGCGCACCCGCGACGCCGGTCGAGGAGATCGTCGCGGGCACCTTCGGTGATGTGCTCGGTGTCGCGCGCGTCGGCCTGGACGACGACTTCTTCGAGCTCGGCGGCAATTCGCTGCTGGCCACCCAGGTGACCGCACGGCTGGATGCCGCGCTGGATACGCAGTTGGCGGTCCGCGATCTGTTCCATGCTTCGACGGTCGCCGCCTTCACCGCCGTGGTCGAACGCACCGCCGGATCCGGTCGGAGTCGGCCGCGGCTGGTCGCGGGGGAGCGGCCCGAACTGATTCCGTTGTCGCTGGCGCAGCAGCGGTATTGGTTCCTCAACCAGTTCGATACCGAAACCTCGGCGGTGGACAATATTCCGCTCGCCGTGCGGCTCACGGGTGAGCTGGATGCGGCGGCGCTCGGGCTGGCCATCGGCGATGTGCTGTCCCGGCACGAGGTGCTGCGGACCACTTATCCGAGCATCGGTGGGCGGCCGCATCAGGTCATCCATCCGGTGCCGGATACGCGGTTCGCCATGGTGCCGGTCGATGTGGCCGAGGACGAACTGGTGCGTCGGCTCATCGACTTCGCCGTGCTGACCTTCGATGTGACCGTCGAGGTTCCGGTCGCGGTCGCGCTGTTCCGCCTGGCGCCGCGCGAGCATGTGATCGCCCTGACCGTGCACCATGTCGCGGCCGACGGCGCATCGATGGGACCGTTGGCCCGCGATCTCATGGTCGCCTATGCCGCGCGGATGCACGGACAGGCGCCGCTGTGGCAGCCGCTGCCGGTGCAGTACGCCGACTACGCGCTGTGGGAGCGCGAGGCGCTCGGTGACGAGGACGATCCGGAATCGCCGGCCGCACAGCAGATCGCCTACTGGCGACGGACGTTGGCGCAGTTGCCGGACCAGCTGGAACTGCCGACCGATCGCCCGCGCCCGCCGGCCCAGTCGTTCCAGGGCCGGTCGGTGCGGTTCGAGATTTCGGCGGATCGGCACGCCCAACTGCATGCGCTGGCGCGGGCCAATCACGCCTCGCTGTTCATGGTCGTGCATGCGGCGCTCGCGGTGCTGTTGGCCCGGCTGTCGGGCACCGACGACATCGCGGTCGGTACGCCCATCGCGGGTCGTGGCGAGCGCGAACTCGATGATCTGATCGGCATGTTCGTCAACACCCTGGTCTTCCGGACGCGGGTGCGTCCCGGTGATAGCTTCGCCGCCCTGCTCGCCGATGTGCGCGAGCGCGATCTCGAGGCCTTCGCCAACGCCGATGTGCCCTTCGAGCGAATCGTCGAGGCGCTGAATCCGGTCCGCTCGATCGCCCGCAATCCGCTGTTCCAGGTCGGTCTTTCCTTCCAGAACCTGGCCGAGACCACTTTGGAGCTGCCCGGACTCTCGGTTGCCACCGTCGATTTCGATCTGCAGCTGGCCAAGACGGATCTGCACATCTCGCTGGCCGACCGCTATACCGACGAGGGTGCGCCCGCCGGGATCGTGGCGAACTTCGGCTATGCCACCGACCTGTTCGACGAGGCGACGGTGCAAGGATTCACCGACCGGTTCGTCCGGGTGCTCGATGCCGTGCTCACCGATGTGTCGGTGCGGGTCGGCGAGATCGAACTGCTCGCCGGTGACGAGAGTTCGCGGATACTGGCGGGCTGGAACGATACCGCGCACCCGATCGATGCGACCATGACGCTGGTGTCGCTCCTGGACGCGACGGTGGCCGCCGCGCCGGATGCGGTGGCGGTGGTATCCGATCAGCCGGGGCGCAAACTCAGCTACGGCGAACTCGACGCCAGGGTGAATCGGCTGGCGCGGTATCTGATCGAGCGCGGTGTGCGCCCGGAGGACCGGGTGGCATTGGGCATCCGCCGGTCGGTCGATCTGATCGTCGCCATGTACGCGGTGGCGAAATCCGGTGCGGCGTATGTGCCCATCGATCCGGATCAACCCGCCGAACGCGTCGAGTACATCCTGCAAACCGCACAACCGGTCTGCCTGCTGAGCTCCGTGCACGACGGTTTCCACACCGACGCCGTCGATTCCGTGACGATCGATGAGCTCGACCTGTCGCGCTACTCGGACGCCCCGCTCACGGCGCACGAACGCCGCGGTGCACTGCTGCCGGGGAATACCGCGTACGTGATCTACACGTCGGGTTCGACCGGGCAGCCGAAGGGCGTCGCGGTTCCGCACGGCGCGGTTGTCAATCAGTTGCTCTGGGAGACGGCCGAATTCGGTCTCGGAGCCGATGAGGTGCTGCTGCTCAAGACGGTCGCCACCTTCGACCTGTCGGTCTGGGAGTTCTGGACGGCGGCGGTATGCGGTGGCACGGTGGTCGTCGCCGCGCCGGACGGTCATCGGGATCCGGCCTATCTGAACGAGTTGATGGCACGCGAGTCGGTGACGACCCTGCATGTGGTGCCGTCGATGCTGGACGCGTTGTCGACCGGTCAGCTGTCGCGATCGCTGCGCCGGGTGCTGGCCATCGGTGAGACGCTGCCGGCCGCGACCGCGCAGCGATTCCGTCAAGGCAATGGCGCGGACCTGTTCAACCTGTACGGCCCTACCGAGGCCGCGGTCTCGATCACCAGCCATCGGGTGACCGACGCCGACGCGGTTACGGTGCCGATCGGTGGGCCGGAGTGGAACAGTCATGTCTACGTACTGGATTCGCGCCTGCGGCCGGTGCCGGTCGGCGTATCCGGCGAGTTGTACCTGGCCGGTGCACAATTGGCGCGTGGCTACTTCGGGCGGACCGATCTCACCGGGGAACGGTTCGTGGCCAACCCATTCGAATCCGGTGCCCGGATGTACCGCACCGGCGACCTGGTGTCCTGGAACGAGCACGGTGAGCTGGAGTACCACGGCCGCAGCGATTTCCAGGTGAAGATCCGCGGTTTCCGGATCGAACTCGGCGAGATCGAGACCGCGCTGCTCGCCCGGCCCGAGATCGCGCAGGCCGCGGTGCTCGTCAAATCCGATGCGCGGATCGGTGATTGGCTGGTGGCGTATGTCGTACCGGCCGACGAGGCGGTCGTGGTCGCCGAACTGAAGGCCGCGCTGGCCGCGGTGCTGCCGTCGTACATGATGCCCAATGCGTTCATCACGCTGACGGACTTGCCGCGCAATGCGAATGGCAAGCTCGATCGCGCCGCCCTGCCCGATCCGGAGTTCGAGACCCAGGTCTTCCGCGCGCCGGCAACACCGGTCGAGGAGATCGTGGCCGGTGTCTTCGGCGATGTGCTCGGCGCGGAGCGCGTCGGGCGCGATGACGATTTCTTTGCCATGGGCGGTAATTCGCTGCTGGCGACGCAGGTGGCGGCCCGGGTCGGCGACGCACTGGATACCAAGGTGCTGGTCCGCTCGATCTTCGAGACGCCGACCGTGGCCGGACTCGCCGCCAAGGTCGAAACCCATGCCGGTTCCGGTCGGCGACAGCCGCTGCTGGCCGGACTGCGGCCGGAGCAGATCCCGCTGTCGCTGGCGCAGTTGCGGATGTGGTTCATCAACCAGTTCGATCCGAGCTCGGCGGCCTATCACATCCCGGTGGCGATCCGGCTGTCCGGCGAGCTCGATATCGCCGCACTGGGTTCGGCGGTCGAGGATATGGTGGCGCGGCACGAGGTGCTGCGCACCGTCTACCCGCAGACCGCCGACGGTCCGGTGCAGGAGGTGCTCGCACCCAACGAAGTGCCGATCGATCTGGTCCCGATTCCGATCGCGGAATCGGATGCGGTGCAGCAGGTGCAGCAGGTCGTCGCGGCGGGCTTCGACGTCACCGTCGAGGTGCCCTTCCGCGCCACCCTGTTCCGGCTCGATACCGCCGCTAGCGACTGCTCGCAGGTCGCTCGAAACAACACTGATCACATCCTGGTATTCGTCGCCCATCACATCGGCGCCGACGGTTGGTCGATGTCGCCGCTGGTCCGCGACGTCATGCTGGCCTACTCGGCCCGCAGCGCGGGTGAGCTGCCCTCATGGTCACCGCTGCCGGTGCAGTATGCGGATTTCAGTGTCTGGCAACGCAATGTGCTCGGCTCCGAGGACGATCCGGAGAGCCTGATCTCGGTACAGGCCGGATACTGGCGGACCGCACTGGCCGATCTGCCCGACGAACTGAACCTGCCCGCGGACCGGCCGCGCCCGGCGCTGCGGACCTTCGCGGGCGGTCGCACCGAATTCGAGATCGACCCGCTGGTGCACGCCGGGCTGGTGCGCCTGGCCCGCCGACACAACGCCACCATGTTCATGGTGGTGCACGCCGCGCTGTCGGTATTTTTGGCGCGCATGTCCGGCACCGCCGATATCGCCATCGGCACCCCGGTCGCCGGTCGCGGCGCGGCCGAACTCGACGACATGATCGGCATGTTCGTCAATACGCTGGTGCTGCGGCTACAGGCGCCCGGCGACCGCACCTTCGGTGATCTGCTCGCCGATGCCAAAGACACCGACCTGCAAGCATTTTCGCATGCCGACCTCCCGTTCGAGCGACTGGTCGAACTGCTCAATCCGCCCCGTTCCACGGCTCGGCACCCACTGTTCCAGGTGTCGATGTCGTATCTGAACCTGCCGACCAGCACCTTCGAACTGCCCGGATTACGCGCGGAGACCTTCGATTTCGCCGTCGACACCGCGAAATTCGATCTCTCGCTGACCATGTGGGCATCCGGTACCGCCGAAGAGAGCCTGCGCGGTGAGTTCAACTTCGCGCGAGACCTGTTCGACGACAAGACGATCGAGATGTTCGCCGCCCGGTTCACCCGGCTGCTCACCGAGATCGTCGCGCGGCCGGATGCCCCGATCGGTGACCTGCGGCTGCTCGGCGCCGCAGAAGAGCAGGCGCTGACACCAGTGCGGCGCGGCGAGACGCCCGCCGTCCGGCTGCTGCCGGACCTGGTGACCAGCGCGGTCAGCGTCGATCCCGAACATGTCGCGGTGCGCACCGCCGGTCGCTCGATCTCCTACCGCGAACTGGACGAATACTCGTCGCGGCTGGCTCGGGTGCTGATCGATCGCGGCGTCGGCCCGGAGAGCCTTGTCGCCCTTGCCTTCCCGCGTTCGCTGGAGATGGTCGCGGCGTTCTGGGCCGTCGCCAAGACCGGTGGCGCGCACGTGCCGATCGACCCGACCTATCCGACGGACCGGATCCGGCACATGGTGACCGATTCCGGTGTCGTCCTCGGCATCACCACCTCCACCTACACCGAGCGGCTGCCCGACGAGTCGATCGAGACCAGCTGGCTACAGCTCGACGATCCCGCGATCCACGCGGCCGTGGCCGGTAAGTCGCCATCGCCGATCACCGATGCCGAGCGGCTGCGCACGCTGCTGCCGCAGCATCCGGCGTACGTGATCTACACGTCCGGGTCGACGGGCACACCCAAGGGCGTCACCGTCACCCAGGTCGGCGTCGGCGGTGCCGTCGAGAACGCCGGCGCGGTGTTCCAGCTCGGTCCGCAGCATCGGTTCCTACATCTGTGCTCGCCGAGCTTCGATCCGTCGATTCTGGAGTGGCTCTGCACCTTCCACAACGGCGCGACGCTGGTCATCGTGCCGTCCACCATCCTCGGCGGCGCGGATCTGACCGCGCTGCTGCGCACCGAGCGGGTCACGCACGCGATCTTCACCCCCGCCGTGCTCGGCACCGTCGATCCGGCCGGTCTGGACGAATTCCGATTCCTGTGCTGCGGTGGCGATTCCAGCTCGCCCGAGCTGGTCGCCAAATGGCAACCGGGACGGCATTTCATCAACGGCTATGGTCCGACCGAGGCCACGGTGGCCGCGTCCTGGAGCGAGATGATCGCCGGACAGCGCATCACGATCGGCGGCCCGGTGCCGGGAACGCCGATGGTGGTGTTGGATTCGCGGCTGCGCCCGGTGCCGCCGGGTGCGGTCGGCGAGCTGCATCTCGGTGGCACCGCGCTGGCACGCGGCTATCACGACCGTCCCACGCTGACCGCGGAACGTTTCGTCGCCGATCCATGGGGTCCGCCCGGTGCGCGGATGTATCGCACCGGCGATCTGGTGCGCTGGGTCGGCGAACCAGGGGAGTGGGAGCTCGAATACGTCGGTCGCACGGACTTCCAGCTCAAGATCCGCGGTCTGCGCATCGAACTCGGTGAAATCGATGCGGTGTTGCGGGGGCACCACGATGTCGAGTTCGCCGTCACGATCGGTCGGGAAAACTCAACGGGCGAAAAGATTCTCGTCGCCTACGTGCTTCCGGTAGCGGGGCGGACCATCGATACCGGTGCGCTCATCGAATACGCCGCGCGCAGTCTGCCTCGGCATATGGTGCCCTCGGCGGTGGTGGTCCTCGACCACGTGCCGCTGACCCCGGTCGGCAAGCTCGATCGGGCGGCGCTGCCCGCGCCCGAGCTCGCCCCGCGCCCCTATTTCGCGCCATCGACGCCGCAGGAACAGGCCGTCGCCGACGTATACGCCGAGGTACTCGGCATCGACCTCGTCGGCTCCGATGACGATTTCTTCGCACTCGGCGGCAGTTCGCTGGCCGCCATGCGCGCGGTGAACAAGCTGCGCGAGCTGACCGGTATCGCGGTCCAGGTGCAGTGGTTCTTCACCGATCCGACCGTCGCCGCGCTCACCCAGCGCATCATGGCCGCCGACGAAACCGAGACCTACGAATACGGATTGAACGCCGAGGCCGCACTCGATGTGCTGCTGCCGATCCGTCACGGCACCGGCGAAGCGCTGTTCTGCATCCATCCGATGGCCGGATTGTCCTGGTGCTACACCGGTCTCGCGCAGTATCTGTCCGCCGACCGCCCGATCTTCGGTGTACAGTCGCCCGCACTGTCCGAATCCGACTTCCGGCCGGATTCGCTGGATGCCATGGCCCGGCGCTATGTCGAGGAGATCCGCGCGGTACAGCCCGAGGGGCCGTACCGGCTGCTCGGGTGGTCGCTCGGTGGTGCGCTGGCCCATGCGGTAGCGGTCGAATTGCAGTCCGCGGGTGCGGAAGTCGCCCTGCTCGCCATGCTGGACAGCCGCACCGGCGGCAATATCGCCGACTTCTGGGCGGAGCTACGCTCGGCCTTCGCCGAACTCGGCATCGGCCCGGACCTGCTGGGCGACAGCAATATCCGCAACCTCACCGAAGAGGCGCTCGCGGTGCTGTACGCCAACATTCCGCCGGAACTGGCACTGCTGACCCCGGAACGCCTGCGTCAGAGCTACCGTGGCGCGGTGCGCTCGGTGGAGCTCGGAATCAACCATCAGCACAAGGTTTTCCACGGCACACTCGATTTCTTCAGCGCCACCGGCCACACCGCCGAATCCCGGGCCTGGCGGCCGTATGTCGACGGCACGATCAACGAGCATCCCGTCGAGGCGACCCATGAGCTGATGACGTCTCCGGCGGCCTTCGCCGAAATCGGACCCGTCCTGGCCGCCTTGCTCACCGAGCCCGAGCCCCCGGTCGAGAATGCGACGGAGCCAACCGAAGCCGAGGCATTCGCGCCGGTCGAGTACGCCGCCGCACCGGAGGGATATGAGTACGCGGCACCGCTTGCCGATCCGGCCGCGTTCGACCACGACTACCCGACATCGGTCTTGGCCCCGATACATATCGATGTCCCGGAACCGGCCGAGGACACCGCACCGACCGGCGACCGGCCCCCGACGGTCGAGGCCCCGGTACTGGAACTCGACGACGACGAACCCGAGATTGCCGTCCAACCCGAGCGCGCTCCATTCGCGGTCATCCACGACGACGATCCGATCGAGTACGCCGTCCCACACCGCCCCGACGAACCCGACGATGCCCCCATCCCGCTGTCGCTGACCCCGAATGCTGTGCGGCTCTTGGACTCCGGTGTCGAACTGCGCGTCGTCACCCTCGAGATCCCGCCCAACTACTCACCGGAAGCGGTGCAATTCGCCGTCGATACGGTGCTCGAACAGCATCCGATGCTGTGGGTCCGGCTGCACCGTGACGGTGCGGGCGCCGATCCGGTCTTCGAAATCCCGCCTGAGGCGCAGCGCCGTGACGAGGCCTTCCTCAGCCTGGAATACGGCATCGAGCAGACCCCGCCGCCGGTCGACGATGTGGTGCGTGCCGTCGCCACGGAACTCGATCCGGTCCATGGCCGCAATATCCGCTTCGTACTGGTCGGCGGCCGCGAGGTGCCCTCGACCATGGTCATCGTCGCCAATGGCCTCGTCGTGGACGACACCTCCTGGCGCACCATCATCGACAAGCTGTCGTTGGCCTGGTCGCGTGGCAGGCACCGCTCGCCCGCCGTCCCCGAGGCCGGACTGTCCGACCTGCTCCGGGTGCTGTCCGAGGGGGCGAGCGGCCCGGCAGCAATCGAGGAAGTGGCGTGGTGGCACCACACCTTGAGCGCGGTCCCCGCCGCCAAGGCCGGTGCCACGAACAAGAACCTGCGAGCGCGGCGCCGAGTCTCGCTGACCATCACGACCGAGGGCACCGCCGCCGTCGTCGCCGCGGCCGCCGCGCACGGTGCCAGCGTCGACGAAGTTCTGCTCACCGCGCTGGCGATCGCACAGATCACCTCCGCGGGCGAAACCGTCACCGAGGCCATGGGGCCGGTGGTCCGGCTGCCCGCCGACAGCCGGGCGATGGCCGAGACCGATACCCTCGTCGGCGCCTTCACCACCGACTACCCGCTCCCGCTGCAACTGGAGGGGGTGAACATCCAGGAGGCGCTGGTCGGTGGTCGGGCGGCGGGTATCGCGATCGAGCAGGTCAAACGGCTCACCGGTGCCGTGCCGTCCTATGGCGTCGGTTACGGCCTGCTGTGCTATCTGAATCCGGATACCGCCGCGGCCCTGACCGCACTCCCCGCAGGCCGGTGTGCGTTGCGCTACAGAGATTTGCGCCCGGCGCGCGTGCACACCGACGCACCGGCCACGGATCTGCTGCTCGATATCACCGCCGACGCCACCGCCGAAGGCCTGCTCGTGCGCTTCGACTACGCGGCCGAGGTATTCGGTGGTGACGAGGTCAAGACCTTCGCCGAACACTGGATCCGGGCCCTCGGCGGGCTGGCCGAATACGGTCAGCAATATCCGGGGCGAGCATGA